One Leptospira wolbachii serovar Codice str. CDC genomic region harbors:
- a CDS encoding sulfatase-like hydrolase/transferase, with product MFFLYLFLYCFHGSISISIGAWNYFHGILITTFTFIVLVLELFLKHKQEKQKHINTSFRLGLWTLYVIVIGYEEVYQTALTFDILIYFFKHASLLYADFFSFIYQWKLRQWIVLGFGFYLIFSNARKQSLIAFSVAIFLILTSSFYSEWKETNTYQYKMVSPQVKRGKTVLESIPDTPNLVFVLLEGVSRKQLSSLQSRYIDFSILEGSHFWIPMPHTSKSLFTWMTGESQLNHSRLQVDDSLMDLSFPMQLQKRHNYRTFMIYTQSIYFEGMDRFFPKIFQFVFDKTYLEKQFGSLYSSFSWGMDDRVVLSALKQINDTKNHPSFVLIGLSQTHSPYFVFNESSNNQWKSPLVRYEASLKEEIEVLDSIITYWKENSNRETVLILSADHGESFGEEGAHAHNYSLYNQETDVPFLLYFIKSGQVYQPKQGSSVDFKETILTVLDTDHKQRIDHLKSNFFHSNYEPNLILKTWNSEIQKSWITKDKKYIYHSDRDQLLQMDWMDGNRIPITDVRLKQHVLKQIYSGIR from the coding sequence ATGTTTTTTTTATATTTGTTTCTGTATTGTTTTCATGGATCGATTTCCATTTCAATTGGAGCATGGAATTATTTTCATGGAATCCTGATTACTACATTTACATTCATTGTTTTGGTTTTAGAATTATTTTTAAAACACAAACAAGAGAAACAAAAACATATTAATACTAGTTTTCGTTTAGGATTATGGACGCTATATGTAATTGTTATAGGATACGAAGAGGTTTATCAAACAGCACTTACTTTTGATATACTGATTTATTTTTTTAAACATGCCTCTCTTTTATATGCCGACTTCTTTAGTTTTATATATCAATGGAAATTAAGGCAGTGGATTGTTTTAGGATTCGGATTTTACTTAATTTTCAGTAACGCTCGCAAGCAAAGTTTAATTGCTTTTTCTGTTGCTATATTTTTGATTCTAACCTCCAGTTTTTATTCTGAATGGAAAGAAACAAATACCTATCAATACAAAATGGTCTCTCCTCAGGTTAAGAGAGGAAAAACAGTTTTAGAATCTATTCCTGACACACCAAATCTTGTTTTTGTTTTGTTAGAAGGTGTTTCTAGAAAACAACTCTCTTCCTTACAATCACGTTATATTGATTTTTCCATTTTGGAAGGATCGCATTTCTGGATTCCAATGCCACATACTTCCAAAAGTTTATTTACTTGGATGACCGGAGAATCGCAACTCAATCATTCTAGATTGCAGGTCGATGATTCGCTAATGGATTTGAGTTTTCCTATGCAGTTACAAAAGAGACACAACTACCGAACCTTTATGATCTACACACAGTCCATTTATTTTGAAGGAATGGATAGGTTCTTTCCAAAAATCTTTCAATTTGTTTTCGATAAAACATATTTAGAAAAACAATTTGGATCTTTGTATTCCTCATTTAGTTGGGGGATGGATGATCGAGTGGTTCTCTCGGCTTTGAAACAAATCAATGATACAAAGAACCATCCTTCGTTTGTGTTGATTGGACTTAGTCAAACACATAGCCCTTATTTTGTTTTTAACGAAAGCTCTAACAACCAGTGGAAATCACCGTTAGTTCGTTATGAAGCATCACTGAAAGAAGAGATTGAGGTTTTAGATTCGATTATAACTTATTGGAAAGAAAACTCCAATCGTGAGACTGTTTTGATTCTTTCTGCAGATCATGGTGAATCTTTCGGAGAAGAAGGTGCACATGCTCATAACTATTCATTATACAACCAGGAAACAGATGTTCCCTTTCTTTTGTATTTTATAAAATCAGGCCAGGTTTACCAGCCGAAACAAGGAAGTTCTGTAGATTTTAAAGAAACAATTCTAACTGTATTGGATACCGATCATAAACAAAGGATTGATCATCTAAAATCAAATTTTTTTCATTCAAACTATGAACCGAATCTAATTTTAAAAACTTGGAATTCGGAAATCCAAAAATCTTGGATTACTAAGGATAAAAAATACATTTATCATAGTGATCGGGACCAATTGTTACAAATGGACTGGATGGATGGAAATAGAATTCCTATTACTGATGTTCGTTTGAAACAGCATGTATTAAAACAAATTTATTCAGGAATTCGTTAA
- a CDS encoding TetR/AcrR family transcriptional regulator, protein MSRAPIAERSPKKRAVLEKDKLSKRTTILQSAAFLLQKKDWAELSMDEVAKRAKIAKGTLYLYFPTKEDLCLRVHNADYEAWFLDMEAFLTETKNIDAEIFSKWFVESMDRHVRFLKLLPIVPTILEKNASVDTIREFKLSLKGQIFKILPLLIQVFPFLNVQSAFLFLMQCHALAVGSWSHGFPSNQVKEAVKENGLDIFVLDYKSFLRTSILTLLNGNKIS, encoded by the coding sequence ATGAGCCGCGCGCCGATTGCAGAACGTTCGCCCAAAAAGAGAGCCGTTTTGGAAAAAGATAAACTTTCCAAACGTACTACAATTCTCCAATCCGCAGCCTTTCTTCTTCAAAAAAAAGACTGGGCTGAGCTTTCTATGGATGAAGTTGCTAAACGAGCAAAAATCGCAAAAGGGACTTTGTATTTATATTTTCCAACGAAGGAAGATCTTTGCCTTCGAGTACATAACGCAGATTATGAAGCTTGGTTTCTGGACATGGAAGCATTTTTAACAGAAACAAAGAATATAGATGCTGAAATTTTTTCCAAATGGTTTGTTGAATCAATGGATAGGCATGTTCGATTTTTAAAGCTACTTCCTATTGTTCCCACTATCTTAGAAAAAAATGCAAGTGTAGATACCATTCGTGAATTCAAACTTAGTTTAAAAGGGCAGATTTTTAAAATCCTGCCACTTCTCATCCAAGTTTTTCCTTTTCTAAACGTACAATCAGCATTTTTATTTTTGATGCAATGCCATGCTTTAGCAGTCGGTTCTTGGTCTCATGGATTTCCATCTAACCAAGTGAAAGAGGCGGTCAAAGAAAATGGATTGGATATTTTTGTTTTAGACTATAAAAGTTTTCTTCGGACATCCATTCTTACATTATTGAATGGAAATAAAATTTCTTAA
- a CDS encoding DUF5329 family protein → MKVRRFFRFISIIIFFFVIQIPIVYGKTNSCSPLTEEQKIEKLLKSVGKIQGSFIRNGETHTPEEAEKHLRYKLEEAKNSFFAPNPKEWTAKLFIEKVASQSFLTGTPYRIKPSNSKEILSADWLLAELSKIESCL, encoded by the coding sequence ATGAAAGTTCGTCGTTTCTTTCGGTTTATTTCGATCATTATTTTTTTCTTTGTTATTCAGATTCCAATTGTGTATGGAAAAACAAATTCCTGTTCGCCTCTCACGGAAGAACAAAAAATTGAAAAACTTTTAAAGAGCGTGGGAAAAATCCAAGGCAGTTTTATTCGTAACGGAGAAACTCATACACCAGAAGAAGCAGAGAAACACCTTCGTTATAAATTGGAAGAAGCAAAAAACTCTTTCTTTGCCCCGAATCCCAAAGAATGGACGGCAAAACTTTTTATTGAAAAAGTTGCTTCCCAATCGTTTCTAACAGGAACTCCTTATCGAATCAAACCTTCCAACAGTAAGGAAATACTATCGGCGGATTGGTTGTTGGCAGAATTAAGTAAAATAGAATCCTGTTTATAA
- a CDS encoding YncE family protein translates to MIRLLFLYLSILLFGFSLSAQKIESEFSFATDFNVRPTFVEGDNPFFVNGGKWIYFGRTADFDEPGLYFYDTESKARIYRSVPLEAYYSTHATEFVGQIEIKGKRLPLTIYEFLFYDETTHRAGFVIENKHKSVNTKRYFFMGWDLETNTIDVVEPIYEIAEDDKKSFAISSAIGYSQADNTGYFSFAIDADLKDDASDDVTAFIYKIQNQNLTKLKEYKSKFYPYTPEFHPESKQILIACYTEAFQKRNPVGYLFKIESNSFQEFSIPSTPYGISFSRDGKYLYMAAADTGEVRMYNTENLSDVKKAKWGTHGHKLGFWKEGELVWVRNSGLHIYDPISLKQKKVIPTKKFYKNQTNVSGSVFWPFHKLLLRNILEDPAGGAANRILIAD, encoded by the coding sequence ATGATTCGACTCTTGTTTCTTTATCTCTCGATCCTACTTTTCGGTTTTTCCTTATCCGCACAAAAAATAGAATCAGAGTTTTCTTTTGCTACGGATTTTAATGTGCGACCTACATTTGTAGAAGGGGACAATCCATTCTTTGTCAACGGAGGCAAGTGGATCTATTTCGGAAGGACCGCTGATTTTGATGAACCTGGATTGTATTTTTATGATACTGAGTCAAAAGCACGAATTTATCGCTCGGTTCCCTTGGAGGCCTATTACAGTACACATGCAACAGAGTTTGTAGGCCAAATCGAGATAAAAGGCAAACGATTACCGCTGACCATATACGAGTTTTTGTTTTATGATGAGACAACGCACCGGGCTGGTTTTGTAATAGAAAATAAACATAAATCTGTTAATACCAAAAGGTATTTTTTTATGGGCTGGGACCTTGAAACTAACACTATCGATGTGGTAGAACCGATCTATGAAATTGCAGAAGATGATAAAAAATCTTTCGCTATAAGTTCGGCAATTGGATATTCACAAGCAGACAATACTGGTTACTTTAGTTTTGCTATCGATGCCGATCTAAAAGATGATGCATCGGATGATGTTACCGCTTTTATATACAAAATCCAAAACCAAAATTTGACAAAATTAAAAGAATACAAATCAAAATTTTATCCTTACACACCAGAATTCCATCCAGAATCAAAACAAATACTAATTGCTTGTTATACGGAAGCCTTTCAAAAAAGAAATCCAGTGGGATATTTATTTAAAATAGAATCAAACTCATTCCAAGAGTTCTCCATTCCATCTACTCCTTATGGAATTAGTTTTTCAAGAGATGGAAAGTATTTGTATATGGCAGCAGCTGATACCGGAGAAGTTCGCATGTACAATACAGAAAATCTCTCCGATGTGAAAAAAGCAAAATGGGGAACTCACGGTCATAAATTAGGATTTTGGAAAGAGGGGGAATTGGTTTGGGTAAGAAACTCTGGGCTTCATATTTATGATCCTATTAGTTTAAAACAAAAGAAAGTCATTCCAACAAAAAAATTCTATAAGAATCAAACGAATGTGAGTGGGTCGGTCTTTTGGCCATTTCATAAATTGCTTTTAAGAAATATATTAGAAGATCCGGCTGGAGGAGCTGCCAACCGAATCTTAATTGCCGATTAA
- a CDS encoding NAD(P)H-binding protein, which translates to MKVFVYGGSGLVGGHLVTELLKQGHEVFVGSRKPESQKSSPNVHWVFADSSNLTKGLEVLEKVDAAYFLSPPGQTNQFEILSPWIEKAKQVGLKKLVLMTAMGVEHAPPEAPFRKTEILLEGSGIPWNIIRPNWFMQNFHTFWIAGIKQDGKIYFPGGNAKTSFIDARDIASVAAVLLTSSKNDNQAFALTGPESIDHNEVAEHLTKVSGKTIGYVDVDPKVFEASLVSAGLTKDYAAFLVMIAGALKEGFASPIVGTVKTLTGKDPISFAQYAKEYADAWK; encoded by the coding sequence ATGAAAGTATTTGTATATGGCGGCTCAGGACTTGTAGGTGGCCACCTCGTAACAGAATTATTAAAACAGGGGCACGAAGTCTTTGTTGGATCAAGAAAACCGGAATCTCAAAAAAGTTCTCCAAACGTACATTGGGTTTTTGCAGATTCATCGAATCTTACCAAAGGATTGGAAGTTTTAGAAAAGGTAGATGCTGCTTATTTTTTGAGCCCTCCTGGCCAAACCAACCAATTTGAAATTCTATCCCCTTGGATTGAAAAAGCAAAACAAGTGGGTTTGAAAAAGTTAGTGCTGATGACCGCAATGGGAGTGGAACACGCTCCGCCAGAAGCACCATTCCGCAAAACAGAGATTTTGTTAGAAGGATCAGGAATTCCTTGGAATATCATTCGTCCCAACTGGTTTATGCAAAACTTCCATACCTTTTGGATTGCGGGAATCAAACAAGATGGGAAGATTTATTTTCCAGGTGGAAATGCAAAAACAAGTTTCATTGATGCAAGAGATATTGCTTCGGTTGCGGCCGTCCTTCTCACTTCTTCAAAAAATGATAATCAAGCATTCGCATTGACAGGACCAGAATCTATCGACCACAATGAAGTAGCAGAACATCTAACAAAGGTAAGTGGAAAAACGATTGGATATGTAGACGTTGATCCAAAAGTATTTGAAGCTTCGCTTGTGTCTGCCGGTCTCACCAAAGACTATGCAGCATTTCTTGTGATGATTGCAGGTGCTTTGAAAGAAGGTTTTGCCTCTCCCATCGTAGGCACAGTAAAAACCCTTACTGGAAAAGATCCTATCTCCTTTGCTCAGTATGCAAAAGAATATGCAGATGCTTGGAAATAA
- a CDS encoding AraC family transcriptional regulator, translating into MDLLSDILASAGWKNDLLSKGQIFDSFGFHFPCEKSGGFHVVTQGSCYARMDGTTIPLHKGDLIFITRGTNHELLSDPKAKVVTIERFLGDKEIQIKKENPVTTFVSVRYEVPPGPIHPLFLELPNYIHIPYENIQAHHALGDIIQILSRELELNLGTDLIVQRLTDILLYYMLRMWLGQNVDSKAGWVKAFHDTLVLYALEKLHNGYSKDWTIESLAKETGVSRANLANRFRDVLGIPPMEYLAKLRMEKAKQLFQKGNMGLEEIAQNVGYASAFSFSKAYKRIFGNSPSREWKRVV; encoded by the coding sequence ATGGATCTACTTTCTGATATTCTCGCTTCCGCTGGTTGGAAAAACGACCTACTTTCCAAAGGGCAAATTTTTGATAGTTTTGGATTCCACTTCCCTTGTGAAAAGAGTGGCGGTTTCCATGTTGTAACACAAGGCAGTTGTTATGCGAGGATGGATGGAACCACCATCCCTCTGCATAAAGGTGATCTTATTTTTATTACAAGAGGAACTAATCATGAATTATTATCCGACCCAAAAGCTAAAGTTGTAACAATTGAACGATTCTTAGGTGATAAAGAGATACAGATCAAAAAAGAAAATCCTGTCACCACCTTTGTTTCCGTTCGTTATGAAGTTCCCCCTGGGCCAATCCATCCGCTTTTTTTGGAATTACCGAATTATATCCATATACCTTATGAAAACATCCAGGCCCACCATGCTCTTGGTGACATCATTCAAATCCTTTCACGTGAATTGGAACTAAACCTAGGAACTGACTTAATTGTACAAAGATTAACGGACATTTTGTTATACTATATGTTACGGATGTGGCTAGGGCAAAATGTTGATTCGAAAGCCGGTTGGGTCAAAGCTTTTCATGATACCTTAGTCTTGTATGCTTTGGAAAAATTACATAATGGGTATAGTAAGGATTGGACTATTGAATCTTTGGCTAAAGAAACGGGAGTCTCTCGGGCAAACCTAGCGAATCGTTTTCGTGATGTTTTGGGAATCCCGCCGATGGAATACTTGGCAAAACTAAGAATGGAAAAAGCAAAACAATTGTTTCAAAAAGGGAATATGGGTTTAGAGGAAATCGCACAAAATGTAGGTTATGCGTCAGCCTTTTCTTTTTCGAAAGCTTACAAACGTATTTTTGGTAATTCACCGAGTCGTGAGTGGAAACGAGTTGTGTAA
- a CDS encoding RNA polymerase sigma factor: MIDDPHLSLLESSLAGKTNALEELIQIFQPKVFSLALKFLWNPEDAEDATQEILVKVITNLGGFRKESKLSTWIYRIASNHLINVQKSKMERRKVHLRAVREELHRTQAPYNPSSHFLTQTLEEESSPKVSELVLHVQVACTYAMLQGLTRPYRMAYLLGEVFQTSSEEGASVMGVRPEAFRQKLSRSRRQMETFLGKECSLTNADNPCQCTNRITYATRAGRIKSYLKLSEQMKSDGRWKEIKPMMADTSKIRKAAEVFRNHPEYLPKKNQLENIRTLLHNSFPLTTR, translated from the coding sequence ATGATCGATGATCCGCATCTTTCTCTATTAGAAAGTTCACTTGCTGGAAAAACAAATGCTTTGGAAGAATTGATTCAAATCTTCCAACCAAAAGTTTTTTCTCTCGCATTGAAATTTTTATGGAACCCGGAAGATGCGGAAGACGCCACCCAAGAAATTTTGGTCAAAGTGATTACCAACTTAGGAGGGTTTCGAAAAGAAAGTAAATTATCAACTTGGATCTACCGGATTGCTAGTAACCATTTGATCAATGTACAAAAATCAAAAATGGAAAGGCGTAAAGTTCATTTAAGAGCTGTGCGCGAAGAATTACACCGAACTCAAGCCCCCTACAATCCTTCTTCCCATTTCCTAACACAGACCTTGGAAGAAGAAAGTTCACCAAAAGTTTCTGAATTGGTTTTACATGTCCAAGTGGCATGCACCTATGCCATGTTACAAGGTCTTACAAGGCCATACCGAATGGCTTATCTTTTAGGAGAAGTATTTCAAACTTCGAGTGAAGAAGGTGCCTCTGTGATGGGTGTTCGCCCAGAAGCTTTTCGCCAAAAGTTATCTAGATCTAGAAGACAAATGGAAACCTTTCTAGGAAAGGAATGTAGTTTAACGAATGCAGACAATCCATGCCAATGTACAAACCGAATCACTTATGCCACAAGGGCCGGAAGGATCAAATCCTATCTCAAACTTTCAGAACAAATGAAATCAGATGGAAGATGGAAAGAAATAAAACCCATGATGGCAGATACTTCAAAAATCAGAAAGGCTGCTGAAGTGTTCCGTAATCATCCCGAATACTTACCAAAAAAAAACCAATTGGAAAACATTCGAACGCTTTTACACAACTCGTTTCCACTCACGACTCGGTGA
- a CDS encoding DUF1304 domain-containing protein, whose translation MKLTSLILTGFVAVEHVFILILEMFLWKTEFGMKVFQLTPETAEITAKLAKNQGLYNGFLAAGLFWALIFIKDQKQKFQTILFFLICVVVAGIYGSATAKFSILFSQGLPALLALIVHWVANKNK comes from the coding sequence ATGAAACTCACTTCTCTCATCCTGACTGGCTTTGTTGCCGTCGAACATGTGTTCATTCTAATATTAGAGATGTTCCTTTGGAAAACCGAGTTTGGAATGAAGGTATTCCAACTAACACCGGAAACTGCGGAGATCACTGCTAAATTAGCAAAAAACCAAGGACTTTATAATGGATTTTTAGCTGCGGGACTTTTTTGGGCACTTATCTTTATCAAAGATCAAAAACAAAAATTCCAAACCATTTTGTTTTTTCTCATCTGTGTAGTGGTTGCAGGAATTTATGGTTCAGCGACTGCCAAGTTCTCCATTCTTTTTTCTCAAGGATTGCCCGCTTTATTGGCACTAATCGTACATTGGGTGGCAAATAAAAATAAATGA